The Delphinus delphis chromosome 10, mDelDel1.2, whole genome shotgun sequence genome includes a region encoding these proteins:
- the LOC132432878 gene encoding leukocyte elastase inhibitor-like, protein MEQLSAANTRFALDLFRALNKSDPAGNIFISPFSISSALAMVFLGTRGNTAAQMSKALYFKEVEEIHSGFQSLNADINKHGAPYILKLANRLYGEKSYDFLPEFLASTQKMYGAELASVDFLQAAEDARKTINEWVKGQTEGKIPELLASGGVDSMTKLVLVNAIYFKGNWQEKFMMEATEDAAFRLNKKDTKLVKMMYQKKRFPLGYIKDLKCRVLELPYEGEDLSMVILLPDDILDESTGLRKIEQQLTLEKLREWTRPENLHLLEVNVQLPRFKLEESYELSTLLASLGMQDLFSSKADLSGISGAGGLSVSKVVHKSFVEVNEEGTEAAAATSVAVNYCMLLTEEYFTADHPFIFFIRHNPSTNILFLGRLSSP, encoded by the exons ATGGAGCAGTTGAGCGCGGCAAACACCCGCTTCGCCTTGGACCTGTTCCGCGCCCTGAACAAGAGCGATCCTGCCGGCAACATCTTCATCTCCCCCTTCAGCATTTCATCAGCGCTGGCCATGGTCTTTCTGGGGACCAGAGGCAATACCGCAGCGCAGATGTCCAAG GCTCTCTATTTCAAAGAGGTTGAGGAGATTCATTCGGGATTTCAGAGTTTGAATGCTGATATCAACAAACATGGAGCTCCCTACATTCTGAAACTTGCTAACAGGTTATATGGAGAGAAAAGCTATGATTTCCTCCCT gAGTTCTTAGCTTCAACTCAGAAAATGTACGGTGCTGAACTGGCCAGTGTGGATTTTCTGCAGGCCGCCGAAGACGCAAGGAAGACCATAAACGAGTGGGTCAAAGGGCAGACGGAAG GGAAAATTCCAGAGCTGTTGGCCTCAGGTGGGGTTGATAGCATGACTAAGCTGGTGCTGGTGAATGCCATCTATTTCAAGGGAAACTGGCAGGAGAAATTCATGATGGAGGCCACAGAAGATGCAGCTTTCAGACTGAATAAG AAAGACACAAAACTAGTGAAAATGATGTATCAGAAGAAGAGGTTTCCGCTTGGCTACATCAAGGACCTTAAGTGCCGGGTGCTGGAACTGCCCTACGAGGGAGAGGACCTCAGCATGGTCATCCTGCTGCCGGATGACATCCTGGACGAGTCCACGGGGCTGAGGAAG ATTGAGCAACAGCTGACTTTGGAAAAGCTGCGTGAGTGGACCAGACCCGAGAATCTGCATCTCCTTGAGGTCAATGTCCAGCTGCCCAGGTTTAAGCTGGAGGAGAGCTACGAGCTCAGCACTCTGCTGGCCTCCCTGGGTATGCAGGATCTCTTCAGTAGCAAGGCTGACCTGTCCGGCATATCAGGAGCCGGAGGCCTCTCTGTATCGAAGGTGGTCCACAAGTCCTTCGTGGAGGTGAACGAGGAGGGCACAGAGGCGGCGGCTGCCACCTCGGTCGCCGTCAACTACTGCATGCTGTTGACAGAGGAGTATTTCACCGCCGACCACCCGTTCATTTTCTTCATTCGGCACAATCCGTCCACTAACATCCTGTTCCTCGGCAGACTTTCCTCCCCATAG